One genomic segment of Desulfurellaceae bacterium includes these proteins:
- a CDS encoding type B 50S ribosomal protein L31, with protein sequence MKQNTHPQEYRPVVFQDASAEYVFLTRSCVETNDTIEWEDGKTYPLYKLDISSASHPFYTGKQRIVDTAGRVERFRRRYGLKQEEQAED encoded by the coding sequence ATGAAACAGAATACCCACCCACAGGAATATAGACCGGTCGTTTTTCAAGACGCATCGGCGGAATACGTCTTTCTGACCCGTTCGTGCGTGGAAACAAACGATACCATCGAATGGGAAGATGGCAAGACCTACCCCTTGTACAAACTCGATATCTCCAGCGCCTCTCACCCGTTCTACACCGGCAAACAACGCATCGTCGATACGGCAGGCCGGGTCGAACGTTTCCGCCGCCGCTACGGGCTCAAGCAAGAAGAACAGGCCGAAGACTAG
- the prfA gene encoding peptide chain release factor 1, with product MSEAANWGEKLAEVEQRYQALEQQLSSSEVIANTQAYARLAKEHAELGRVVTCFRQWRKTGQEIDDSQALLDDPDPEVQDLAREELDSLHQSHAELEQQLRVLLLPTDPLDEKNVLLEIRAGTGGEEASLFAADLCRMYTRYAEQKHWRMEVMSSSPTGLGGFKEIVTLIEGDGAYSRLKFEGGVHRVQRIPETEASGRIHTSAVTVAVLPEAEDVDVHIEEKDLRIDVYRSSGPGGQSVNTTDSAVRITHLPTNSVVICQDEKSQHKNKAKALKILRSRLLEKAREEQHQEIAASRRSMVGSGDRSERIRTYNFPQSRLTDHRINLTLHTLERVLEGELDPVVDALTTSHQAEALKATG from the coding sequence ATGAGTGAAGCCGCCAATTGGGGTGAAAAATTAGCCGAAGTGGAACAGCGTTACCAGGCGCTTGAGCAACAGCTGAGCAGCTCCGAGGTCATTGCCAACACCCAGGCCTACGCCAGGCTGGCCAAAGAGCACGCCGAGCTGGGCCGGGTGGTGACGTGTTTTCGCCAGTGGCGGAAAACAGGCCAAGAGATCGACGACAGCCAAGCCCTGCTCGACGATCCCGACCCGGAGGTCCAAGACCTGGCCAGAGAAGAGCTGGACAGCCTGCACCAGAGCCACGCCGAGCTTGAGCAACAGCTGCGCGTCCTGCTGCTGCCCACAGATCCGCTGGATGAAAAAAATGTGCTGTTGGAAATCCGGGCCGGCACCGGTGGCGAGGAGGCCAGTCTGTTCGCCGCAGATCTGTGTCGGATGTATACCCGCTACGCCGAGCAAAAACACTGGCGCATGGAGGTGATGAGTTCCAGCCCGACTGGCCTGGGTGGATTCAAGGAAATCGTCACCCTGATTGAGGGCGACGGCGCCTACAGCCGGCTGAAATTTGAGGGCGGGGTCCACCGCGTCCAGCGCATCCCGGAGACAGAAGCCTCGGGCCGGATTCATACCTCGGCCGTGACCGTGGCCGTGCTGCCCGAGGCCGAGGATGTTGATGTCCACATTGAGGAAAAGGATTTACGCATTGACGTGTATCGGTCCTCCGGGCCGGGCGGCCAGAGCGTCAACACCACCGACTCGGCCGTCCGCATCACCCACCTGCCGACCAACTCGGTGGTGATCTGTCAGGACGAAAAGTCCCAGCACAAGAACAAGGCCAAGGCGCTCAAAATCCTACGCTCGCGGCTGCTGGAAAAAGCCCGCGAAGAGCAGCACCAGGAAATCGCGGCCTCGCGTCGCAGCATGGTCGGCTCGGGCGACCGCTCAGAACGGATTCGGACGTATAATTTTCCGCAGTCGCGGCTGACCGACCACCGGATCAACCTGACCCTGCATACCCTGGAGCGGGTGTTGGAAGGCGAACTCGATCCGGTCGTGGACGCGCTCACCACGTCCCACCAGGCCGAGGCGCTCAAGGCTACCGGCTGA
- the prmC gene encoding peptide chain release factor N(5)-glutamine methyltransferase: protein MPAPLARTSCLADLLADAAAFLAGHGVLSPRLDAEVLLAHVMGGNRTELYLRDSPAPHQRDAFWRTLKRRARREPGAYITGVQEFWSLEFTVNRHVLIPRPETERVVEVGLELLGSYPAPRILDLGTGSGCMAVTLASQLPQARVWACDVSAEALAVARTNAVAHNVADRITFMRADMRQRLPEGAAPAFDLIVSNPPYIAAPEFATLQAEVRDWEPRLALDGGRDGLDFYRRLLQDCPVQLRPGGWLVMEIGSTQSAAVMRMARSQDNLSECRLSYDYAGLPRVVSVRRHSPVERQGGGGGDG from the coding sequence ATGCCAGCCCCACTCGCCCGCACGTCCTGCCTGGCCGACCTTCTGGCGGACGCGGCCGCTTTCCTGGCCGGGCATGGTGTTCTGAGCCCACGTCTCGACGCCGAGGTGTTGCTGGCCCATGTGATGGGCGGAAACAGAACCGAGCTGTACCTCCGCGACTCGCCCGCACCGCATCAGCGCGACGCCTTCTGGCGGACCCTCAAACGTCGCGCCCGGCGCGAGCCCGGCGCGTATATTACCGGCGTGCAGGAGTTCTGGTCGCTGGAGTTCACGGTCAACCGCCATGTGCTCATTCCGCGTCCCGAAACCGAGCGGGTCGTTGAGGTCGGCCTGGAGTTGCTTGGCTCCTATCCCGCGCCTCGAATCCTCGACCTGGGCACGGGAAGCGGGTGTATGGCGGTTACGCTCGCCAGCCAGCTGCCCCAGGCGCGGGTGTGGGCCTGCGACGTGTCGGCCGAGGCCCTGGCGGTCGCGCGCACCAACGCGGTCGCTCACAACGTAGCCGACCGCATTACTTTCATGCGGGCCGATATGCGGCAGCGGCTCCCAGAAGGGGCCGCCCCTGCCTTTGATCTGATTGTGAGCAATCCTCCCTATATTGCCGCGCCTGAGTTCGCCACCCTGCAAGCCGAAGTCCGCGACTGGGAGCCGCGCCTGGCACTGGACGGAGGACGGGATGGGCTGGATTTTTATCGTCGCTTGCTGCAAGACTGTCCGGTACAGCTGCGACCTGGGGGTTGGCTGGTGATGGAGATCGGCTCCACCCAGAGTGCAGCCGTGATGCGGATGGCGAGGAGCCAGGACAATCTGAGCGAGTGCCGGCTCAGCTACGACTATGCCGGCCTGCCACGTGTTGTCAGCGTCCGCCGACACAGCCCGGTCGAGAGGCAAGGAGGAGGAGGAGGAGATGGATAA
- a CDS encoding UDP-N-acetylglucosamine 1-carboxyvinyltransferase — MDKIIIRGGRPLHGEIEVGGAKNAALPFLFAALLTEEECRFTNMPRVVDIRTALHLLTELGVEAEW, encoded by the coding sequence ATGGATAAGATTATCATACGCGGAGGGCGGCCTCTCCACGGAGAGATTGAGGTCGGCGGGGCAAAAAACGCGGCCCTGCCCTTTCTGTTTGCCGCCCTGCTCACCGAGGAAGAGTGCCGGTTCACAAACATGCCCCGGGTGGTCGATATTCGGACCGCACTGCACCTGCTGACCGAGCTGGGGGTTGAGGCGGAGTGGC
- the murA gene encoding UDP-N-acetylglucosamine 1-carboxyvinyltransferase has translation APSVRHLEAPYELVKTMRASFLVLGPLLARFGRARVSTPGGCAIGTRPVDIHLAGLQQLGAEIRLQEGYVEARASRLRGARISLDFPSVGATENLMMAASLADGPSQIENAACEPEIVALQTLLNAMGARVSGAGGPVIRIDGVARLHGAEQRVIPDRVEAGTFLIAGAMTSGQIFVRGARADHLDAFVQKLRATGIGLEIEANGITVKGDERPSRVDVITWPYPGFPTDLQAQMMALLTLGDGRSLITETVFENRFMHAQELTRLGADIHIRHNTAAVNGVAMLSGAPVMATDLRASVSLILAGLAAQGKTEVSRVYHLDRGYEKIEEKLSQLGADIRRVSAEKDGATEERRRTVA, from the coding sequence GCCCCATCGGTTCGTCACCTCGAAGCCCCGTATGAGCTGGTCAAGACCATGCGCGCCTCTTTTCTGGTCTTGGGTCCGCTGCTGGCCCGTTTCGGCCGGGCCAGGGTTTCGACGCCCGGCGGCTGCGCCATCGGCACCCGACCGGTCGATATTCACCTGGCCGGCCTGCAACAGCTCGGCGCCGAGATCCGCCTGCAAGAAGGCTATGTTGAGGCCAGGGCCAGCCGCCTGCGCGGCGCCCGGATCAGCCTGGACTTTCCGTCCGTCGGCGCCACCGAAAACCTGATGATGGCGGCCAGCTTGGCCGACGGCCCGAGCCAGATTGAAAACGCCGCCTGCGAGCCCGAAATTGTCGCGCTGCAAACGCTGCTGAACGCCATGGGCGCTCGGGTGAGCGGTGCCGGCGGGCCGGTTATCCGCATTGACGGCGTCGCCCGTCTGCACGGCGCCGAACAGCGCGTTATTCCCGACCGGGTCGAGGCCGGCACCTTCCTCATTGCCGGGGCAATGACCTCGGGCCAGATATTTGTCCGTGGGGCACGGGCCGATCACCTGGACGCCTTTGTGCAAAAACTCCGGGCGACCGGGATCGGGCTGGAAATTGAGGCCAACGGCATTACGGTCAAGGGGGACGAGCGCCCGAGCCGGGTTGATGTCATCACCTGGCCGTATCCGGGCTTCCCGACCGATCTCCAGGCCCAGATGATGGCCCTCCTGACCCTTGGCGACGGCCGCAGCCTGATCACCGAAACGGTGTTCGAGAACCGCTTTATGCACGCCCAGGAGCTGACCCGCCTGGGGGCCGATATCCACATCCGCCACAACACGGCTGCGGTCAACGGCGTCGCCATGCTGAGCGGTGCGCCGGTCATGGCCACCGATCTGCGGGCCAGCGTGTCCCTCATTCTGGCCGGCCTGGCGGCGCAGGGGAAGACCGAGGTGTCGCGCGTCTACCACCTGGACCGGGGCTATGAGAAGATCGAAGAGAAACTCTCTCAGCTGGGGGCGGATATTCGGCGGGTGAGCGCGGAAAAAGACGGCGCCACGGAAGAACGGAGACGCACGGTCGCATGA